Proteins encoded by one window of Spongiibacter tropicus DSM 19543:
- the rpoC gene encoding DNA-directed RNA polymerase subunit beta', giving the protein MKDLLNLLKQGQQSEEFDSIRIGLASPELIRSWSFGEVKKPETINYRTFKPERDGLFCAKIFGPVKDYECLCGKYKRLKHRGVICEKCGVEVALAKVRRERMGHIELASPVAHIWFLKSLPSRIGLLLDMTLRDIERILYFESYVVTDPGMTTLEKGQLLSDEQYFEAMEEFGDDFTAKMGAEAIMHLLTELDMHDEIERLREEIPATNSETKIKKLSKRLKLIEALADSGNKPEWMILQVLPVLPPDLRPLVPLDGGRFATSDLNDLYRRVINRNNRLKRLLDLNAPDIIVRNEKRMLQESVDALLDNGRRGRAITGSNKRPLKSLADMIKGKQGRFRQNLLGKRVDYSGRSVIVVGPTLRLHQCGLPKKMALELFKPFIFGKLEARGLATTIKAAKKMVEREPPEVWDILAEVIREHPVLLNRAPTLHRLGIQAFEPVLIEGKAIQLHPLVCAAYNADFDGDQMAVHVPLTLEAQLEARALMMSTNNILSPANGEPIIVPSQDVVLGLYWMTRDRVNALGEGMTFSSPQEVQRAYAGGKVHLQARIKCRLTQVSVDEDGERTSVRSIVDTTVGRVVLWRIVPDGLPFDLVNQSMTKKAISRLLNECYRQVGLKATVILGDQLMYTGFEYSTRSGSSIGVNDFEIPEAKARIVAAADAEVVEIEKQYASGLVTQGEKYNKVIDIWSRANDLVSKSMMEGLSKEPVINRDGEEEQQDSFNSVYIYADSGARGSPAQIRQLAGMRGLMAKPDGSIIETPITANFREGLNVLQYFISTHGARKGLADTALKTANSGYLTRRLVDVAQDLVITEDDCGTDQGLLMTPVIEGGDIIESLGDRVLGRIVAKDVFIPGTDDVAVEAGVMLDEKGVIALEEMGIDEIEVRSPITCDTKHGVCSMCYGRDLARGHLVNRGESVGVIAAQSIGEPGTQLTMRTFHIGGAASRATAVDNIQVKQDGKARLHNLKYVEREDGSLVAVSRSGELAITDKSGRERERYKLPYGAVIKVADRADVNAGDIVASWDPHTHPIITEVAGIVKMSGMEEGITVKRQTDELTGLSSISVMEQSERPAAGKDMRPAVTLVDTNGEELCLAGTNVPAHYFLSEYAIVSLEDGAQVKVGDVIAKIPQESSKTRDITGGLPRVADLFEARKPKEPAILAEISGTVSFGKETKGKRRLIITPADGKPLADGSDHYEVLIPKWRQLTVFEGEQVEKGEIVSEGPLSPHDILRLKGVEELAKYIVNEIQDVYRLQGVKINDKHIEVICRQMLRKVNILTSGDSSFIKGEQVEYVRVAEENERLHTEDKVPASFERELLGITKASLATESFISAASFQETTRVLTEAAVTGKRDYLRGLKENVVVGRLIPAGTGLAYHRDRKLKREESSSTVSAQEIEAALSEALSDQG; this is encoded by the coding sequence TTGAAAGACTTATTGAATTTACTTAAGCAGGGACAGCAGAGCGAAGAGTTTGACTCAATTCGCATTGGCCTGGCATCGCCTGAGCTGATCCGCTCCTGGTCTTTCGGTGAAGTTAAAAAACCGGAAACCATCAACTACCGTACTTTTAAGCCCGAGCGCGACGGTCTGTTCTGTGCCAAGATTTTTGGTCCAGTGAAAGACTACGAGTGTCTGTGTGGCAAATACAAACGCCTTAAGCACCGCGGTGTTATCTGTGAAAAGTGTGGCGTTGAAGTTGCCCTGGCGAAAGTGCGCCGCGAGCGCATGGGCCACATCGAGCTGGCCAGCCCGGTTGCTCACATCTGGTTCCTGAAGTCGCTGCCGAGCCGTATCGGCTTGTTGCTGGACATGACTCTGCGCGATATCGAGCGAATCCTGTACTTCGAATCCTATGTTGTGACTGACCCCGGCATGACCACCCTTGAGAAAGGGCAGCTGCTGAGCGACGAGCAATACTTCGAAGCGATGGAAGAGTTTGGTGATGACTTCACTGCCAAAATGGGCGCTGAAGCTATTATGCACCTGCTCACCGAGCTGGATATGCACGATGAGATCGAGCGTCTGCGTGAAGAAATTCCTGCGACCAACTCAGAAACTAAGATCAAGAAGCTGTCCAAGCGGCTCAAGCTTATTGAAGCGCTGGCCGACTCGGGCAACAAGCCTGAGTGGATGATCCTGCAAGTGCTGCCAGTGCTGCCGCCGGACTTGCGTCCGCTGGTGCCACTGGATGGCGGCCGTTTTGCGACGTCTGATCTGAACGACTTGTATCGCCGTGTTATCAACCGCAACAACCGTCTGAAGCGTCTGCTGGACCTTAACGCCCCTGACATCATCGTGCGCAACGAAAAGCGCATGCTGCAGGAATCGGTTGATGCCTTGTTGGATAACGGCCGTCGCGGTCGTGCCATCACCGGCTCAAACAAACGCCCGCTGAAGTCGCTGGCTGACATGATCAAGGGTAAGCAGGGCCGCTTCCGTCAGAACCTGCTGGGTAAGCGTGTCGACTACTCCGGCCGTTCCGTTATCGTGGTGGGTCCGACCCTGCGTTTGCACCAGTGTGGTCTGCCCAAGAAAATGGCGCTGGAGCTGTTCAAGCCCTTTATCTTTGGCAAGCTGGAAGCCCGCGGCCTGGCAACCACAATTAAAGCCGCCAAGAAAATGGTTGAGCGTGAGCCGCCGGAAGTGTGGGACATCCTTGCTGAAGTTATCCGCGAGCACCCCGTACTGCTGAACCGTGCGCCCACTCTGCACCGTCTGGGTATCCAGGCGTTTGAGCCGGTGCTGATCGAAGGTAAAGCGATCCAGCTTCACCCGCTGGTATGTGCTGCTTACAACGCTGACTTCGACGGTGACCAGATGGCAGTACACGTGCCGCTGACGCTGGAAGCACAGCTTGAAGCGCGTGCGTTGATGATGTCCACCAACAACATCCTGTCTCCTGCCAACGGTGAGCCGATTATCGTACCGTCTCAAGACGTGGTATTGGGCTTGTATTGGATGACGCGTGACCGTGTTAATGCGCTGGGTGAAGGCATGACCTTCTCTAGCCCGCAGGAAGTACAGCGCGCCTATGCCGGTGGCAAGGTGCATCTGCAAGCGCGCATTAAGTGCCGCCTGACTCAGGTCAGTGTCGACGAAGACGGTGAGCGCACCTCGGTACGCAGCATTGTGGACACTACTGTGGGTCGTGTTGTGCTGTGGCGTATCGTCCCCGATGGTCTGCCTTTCGACCTGGTAAACCAGTCGATGACCAAAAAAGCGATTTCGCGCCTGCTGAACGAGTGCTACCGCCAAGTAGGCTTGAAGGCGACGGTTATTCTCGGCGACCAATTGATGTACACCGGTTTTGAGTACTCGACCCGTTCGGGCAGCTCAATTGGTGTAAACGACTTTGAAATCCCCGAAGCGAAGGCGCGCATTGTTGCCGCTGCTGACGCGGAAGTGGTGGAGATCGAGAAGCAGTATGCGTCCGGTCTGGTAACCCAGGGTGAGAAGTACAACAAAGTGATCGATATCTGGTCTCGCGCCAACGACCTGGTTTCCAAGTCGATGATGGAAGGCCTGTCGAAAGAGCCTGTCATCAACCGCGATGGCGAAGAAGAGCAGCAGGACTCGTTCAACTCCGTTTATATCTATGCCGACTCAGGCGCCCGGGGTTCACCGGCGCAGATTCGTCAGTTAGCTGGTATGCGGGGCCTGATGGCCAAGCCCGATGGCTCGATCATCGAAACGCCGATTACGGCGAACTTCCGGGAAGGTCTGAACGTACTGCAGTACTTCATCTCGACTCACGGTGCGCGTAAAGGTCTGGCCGATACCGCACTGAAGACAGCTAACTCGGGTTACCTGACGCGCCGTCTGGTCGACGTGGCCCAGGACCTGGTGATCACTGAGGACGACTGTGGCACCGACCAGGGCCTGCTGATGACCCCGGTTATCGAAGGTGGTGACATTATCGAATCGCTGGGCGATCGCGTGCTGGGCCGTATCGTGGCCAAGGACGTTTTCATCCCTGGCACTGATGATGTTGCGGTTGAAGCCGGTGTCATGCTGGACGAAAAAGGCGTTATTGCCCTAGAGGAAATGGGTATCGACGAGATCGAAGTTCGCTCGCCGATTACCTGTGATACCAAGCACGGTGTCTGCTCTATGTGTTACGGCCGCGACCTGGCGCGTGGTCACCTCGTTAACCGCGGTGAATCTGTCGGCGTTATCGCTGCACAGTCCATCGGTGAGCCCGGTACCCAGCTGACCATGCGTACCTTCCACATCGGTGGTGCGGCATCTCGGGCAACGGCTGTCGACAATATTCAGGTTAAGCAGGACGGTAAAGCGCGTCTGCACAACCTCAAGTATGTTGAGCGCGAAGATGGCAGCCTGGTGGCGGTAAGCCGTTCCGGTGAACTGGCGATTACTGACAAGAGCGGTCGTGAGCGTGAGCGCTACAAGCTGCCTTATGGTGCCGTAATTAAAGTTGCCGACCGCGCTGACGTGAATGCTGGCGACATCGTTGCGAGCTGGGACCCTCACACTCACCCCATCATCACGGAAGTGGCGGGTATCGTTAAGATGTCCGGCATGGAAGAGGGTATTACCGTTAAGCGCCAGACGGATGAGCTGACCGGTCTGAGCAGTATTTCGGTAATGGAGCAGTCTGAGCGTCCGGCGGCCGGTAAAGATATGCGCCCGGCGGTAACGCTGGTTGATACCAATGGTGAAGAGCTTTGTCTGGCGGGCACAAACGTTCCTGCCCACTACTTCTTGAGTGAATACGCGATCGTCAGCTTGGAAGACGGTGCCCAAGTTAAGGTCGGTGACGTGATTGCGAAAATTCCGCAGGAAAGTTCGAAAACGCGTGACATCACCGGTGGTCTGCCGCGTGTTGCCGACTTGTTTGAGGCGCGTAAGCCGAAAGAGCCGGCTATTCTGGCGGAAATCAGCGGTACGGTTTCCTTTGGTAAAGAAACCAAGGGCAAGCGCCGCCTGATTATCACTCCGGCCGATGGCAAGCCGCTGGCCGATGGCAGCGATCACTACGAAGTGCTGATTCCGAAGTGGCGTCAACTGACTGTCTTCGAAGGTGAGCAGGTTGAGAAGGGTGAGATCGTTTCTGAAGGCCCGCTCAGCCCGCACGATATCCTCCGTTTGAAGGGCGTGGAAGAGCTGGCGAAATACATCGTCAACGAAATCCAGGACGTTTACCGTCTGCAGGGCGTTAAGATCAACGATAAGCACATCGAGGTTATCTGCCGCCAGATGCTGCGTAAGGTCAACATCCTGACATCCGGTGATTCGTCCTTCATCAAGGGTGAGCAAGTCGAGTATGTTCGCGTTGCTGAAGAAAACGAGCGCCTGCATACCGAGGATAAAGTGCCTGCGAGCTTCGAGCGTGAGCTGCTGGGTATCACCAAAGCCTCGCTGGCTACCGAATCTTTCATTTCGGCAGCCTCGTTCCAGGAGACGACGCGTGTCCTGACCGAAGCGGCGGTGACCGGCAAGCGCGATTACCTGCGTGGCCTGAAAGAAAACGTGGTTGTAGGGCGCCTTATTCCTGCGGGAACCGGCTTGGCCTACCACCGCGATCGCAAGCTCAAGCGCGAAGAATCCAGCAGTACGGTTTCGGCGCAAGAGATCGAAGCAGCACTGTCGGAGGCTCTCAGCGACCAAGGCTGA
- the rplK gene encoding 50S ribosomal protein L11, with protein sequence MAKKIQAYIKLQVPAGGANPSPPVGPALGQHGVNIMEFCKAFNAQTQSMENGMPIPVVITVYSDRSFTFTTKTPPASFLLKKAAGVKSGSGTPNTKKVGKVTRAQLEEIATLKMPDLTAADMDAAVRTIAGSARAAGIEVEGV encoded by the coding sequence ATGGCTAAGAAAATTCAAGCTTATATCAAGCTTCAGGTGCCCGCTGGCGGCGCCAACCCAAGCCCCCCGGTTGGTCCAGCTCTGGGTCAGCACGGCGTTAACATCATGGAATTCTGTAAGGCGTTTAATGCTCAGACTCAGAGCATGGAAAACGGTATGCCGATTCCGGTTGTGATCACCGTTTACTCCGATCGCAGCTTCACCTTTACCACCAAGACTCCGCCGGCGTCATTCCTGCTGAAGAAAGCAGCAGGTGTTAAGAGTGGTTCTGGTACCCCGAATACCAAAAAGGTGGGCAAGGTGACCCGTGCCCAGCTCGAAGAAATTGCAACGCTGAAAATGCCAGATCTGACTGCAGCCGATATGGATGCAGCGGTGCGCACTATTGCTGGTAGCGCCCGCGCCGCCGGCATCGAAGTGGAGGGTGTGTAA
- the rplJ gene encoding 50S ribosomal protein L10 yields MALRLEDKKAIVADVNETAASALSLVIADARGCTVGEMTELRKLARESQVDLRVVRNTLAKIALKGTEFECAEEAFKGPSLLAFSMEDPGAAARIFKDFAKEHEDFEVKALAVSGQLMGAEQLDVLAKLPTREQALSMLMSVMLAPATKLVQTMNEVPGKLVRTLAAVRDQKEAA; encoded by the coding sequence GTGGCATTAAGACTCGAAGACAAGAAAGCGATTGTTGCTGATGTTAACGAGACTGCCGCGAGTGCACTGTCATTGGTTATTGCCGACGCCCGTGGGTGTACGGTAGGCGAAATGACTGAGCTCCGCAAGCTGGCGCGGGAATCCCAGGTTGATCTGCGTGTTGTGCGCAACACCCTGGCGAAAATCGCGTTGAAGGGCACTGAATTCGAGTGCGCAGAAGAGGCCTTTAAAGGCCCCTCTCTGTTGGCATTCTCGATGGAAGACCCGGGCGCAGCGGCGCGTATCTTCAAAGACTTCGCTAAAGAGCATGAAGACTTTGAAGTGAAAGCACTGGCGGTAAGTGGCCAGCTGATGGGTGCGGAACAATTGGATGTGCTGGCGAAACTGCCAACGCGCGAGCAGGCTCTGTCTATGTTGATGAGCGTAATGCTGGCGCCGGCGACCAAGCTGGTACAGACCATGAACGAAGTTCCCGGCAAGCTGGTTCGTACATTGGCCGCGGTTCGCGATCAGAAAGAAGCTGCTTAA
- the rpoB gene encoding DNA-directed RNA polymerase subunit beta: MAYSYTEKKRIRKDFGKLPHVMDVPYLLAIQLDSYKKFTQQGIPAAERGEHGLHAAFKSIFPIVSYSGNAALEYVDYVLGAPAFDVNECQLRGVTFSVPLRVKVRLIIYDKDSANKSIKDIKEQEVYMGEIPLMTENGTFVINGTERVIVSQLHRSPGVFFDHDRGKTHSSGKLLYSARVIPYRGSWLDFEFDPKDLVYVRIDRRRKLPATILLRALGMSAEEILDVFYDVNTFKVSKEGTFSIELIPERLRGEVATFDICGKDGEVIVETGRRITARHIRQLEKSKLKELVVPVEYLVGRALAKDVVDTKTGEILYACNAEITLEMIEKLQESGVSEIETLYTNELDCGPFVSDTLRTDPTNSELEALVEIYRMMRPGEPPTKESAENLFQNLFFSAERYDLSAVGRMKFNRRLGREEIVGPGTLDKDDIVAVLKTLVDIRNGKGVVDDIDHLGNRRIRSVGEMAENQFRVGLVRVERAVKERLSMAESEGLMPQDLINAKPVAAAVKEFFGSSQLSQFMDQNNPLSEITHKRRVSALGPGGLTRERAGFEVRDVHPTHYGRVCPIETPEGPNIGLINSLATYARTNEYGFLESPYRKVIDGKVTDEIEYLSAINEAEQVIAQASAAMNDKGELTDEMVAVRHMNEFTVMPPEKVTYMDVSPKQVVSVAASLIPFLEHDDANRALMGSNMQRQAVPTLKADKPLVGTGFERYVASDSGVCVVARRGGVIDSVDSSRIVVRVDNDEVQPGQPPVDIYNLTKYTRSNQNTCINQRPIVREGDAVHRGDILADGPSVDLGELALGQNMRIAFMPWNGYNFEDSILVSERVVKEDRFTTIHIQELTCIARDTKLGPEEISSDIPNVGEGALANLDESGIVYIGAEVGPGDILVGKVTPKGETQLTPEEKLLRAIFGEKASDVKDTSLRVPSSTKGTVIDVQVFTRDGLEKDKRALEIEKMQLDQFRKDLNEEYRIVEEATFARLRHQLEGQKVLSGPGLKKNDELTSAVLDGLKKDDWFKLRLADEPINAALEDADKQLAEHRKTLEERFEDKKRKLTTGDDLAPGVLKIVKVYLAIKRRIQPGDKMAGRHGNKGVISVIMPVEDMPFDEKGEPVDIVLNPLGVPSRMNVGQILETHLGLAAKGLGNKIDEMLREQRKVAEMREFLGKVYNDGAGRAEDLDSFSDQQIVELAGNLRGGVPMATQVFDGANEGEIKNLLKLADLPDSGQLKLFDGRTGMEFDRPVTVGYMYMLKLNHLVDDKMHARSTGSYSLVTQQPLGGKAQFGGQRFGEMEVWALEAYGAAYTLQEMLTVKSDDVNGRTKMYKNIVDGDQRMEPGMPESFNVLVKEIRSLGINIELDSE; the protein is encoded by the coding sequence ATGGCTTACTCGTACACTGAGAAAAAACGTATCCGCAAGGATTTTGGCAAGTTGCCACACGTCATGGACGTGCCCTACCTCCTTGCGATTCAGTTAGATTCCTACAAGAAATTTACGCAGCAAGGGATTCCGGCTGCTGAACGCGGTGAACATGGACTTCACGCCGCATTTAAATCCATCTTCCCAATCGTAAGTTATTCAGGAAACGCGGCGCTGGAGTACGTGGACTACGTGCTTGGTGCTCCGGCGTTTGACGTGAATGAGTGTCAGCTGCGTGGTGTGACGTTCTCTGTGCCACTGCGCGTCAAAGTGCGCTTGATCATTTACGATAAAGATTCTGCCAATAAAAGCATCAAAGATATCAAAGAGCAGGAAGTCTACATGGGGGAAATCCCCCTGATGACAGAAAACGGTACCTTCGTCATCAATGGTACCGAGCGCGTGATCGTATCCCAGCTGCATCGCTCCCCAGGCGTATTCTTCGATCACGACCGCGGCAAGACCCACTCATCGGGCAAGCTGTTGTACTCTGCGCGGGTCATTCCCTACCGTGGTTCATGGTTGGACTTCGAGTTCGACCCCAAGGACCTTGTTTACGTCCGTATCGACCGTCGTCGCAAGCTCCCGGCAACGATCCTTCTGCGTGCTCTGGGTATGAGCGCGGAAGAAATTCTGGATGTTTTCTACGACGTCAACACCTTCAAAGTGTCCAAAGAAGGGACTTTCAGCATTGAGCTGATTCCTGAGCGTCTGCGCGGTGAAGTCGCCACCTTCGATATTTGTGGCAAAGACGGCGAAGTGATTGTGGAAACCGGTCGCCGTATTACTGCGCGCCACATCCGTCAGTTGGAAAAATCCAAGCTGAAGGAGCTGGTAGTGCCTGTCGAGTATCTGGTCGGCCGTGCACTGGCGAAGGATGTTGTTGACACGAAAACAGGCGAAATCCTCTACGCCTGTAACGCTGAAATTACGCTGGAGATGATTGAAAAGCTCCAGGAATCAGGTGTGTCTGAAATTGAGACCTTGTACACCAACGAACTGGATTGCGGTCCCTTCGTCAGCGATACCCTGCGCACTGATCCAACGAACTCAGAGCTGGAAGCCCTGGTTGAAATCTATCGCATGATGCGCCCCGGTGAGCCGCCGACTAAAGAGTCAGCGGAAAACCTGTTCCAGAACTTGTTCTTCTCTGCCGAGCGTTACGACCTGTCTGCTGTCGGTCGTATGAAGTTCAACCGTCGTCTTGGCCGTGAAGAGATTGTTGGCCCCGGTACGCTGGATAAAGACGACATTGTCGCTGTGCTGAAAACGCTGGTCGACATTCGTAACGGTAAAGGGGTGGTAGACGATATTGACCACCTGGGTAACCGCCGTATTCGCTCTGTGGGTGAAATGGCTGAGAACCAATTCCGCGTAGGTCTGGTTCGTGTTGAGCGCGCAGTTAAAGAGCGCTTGTCCATGGCGGAAAGCGAGGGCCTGATGCCTCAGGACCTGATTAACGCCAAGCCGGTTGCGGCAGCCGTAAAAGAGTTCTTTGGCTCTTCGCAGCTGTCACAGTTTATGGACCAGAACAACCCGCTGTCGGAGATTACTCACAAGCGCCGTGTTTCTGCGCTTGGTCCCGGTGGTCTGACTCGCGAGCGTGCAGGCTTTGAGGTACGGGACGTACACCCGACTCACTACGGTCGCGTTTGTCCTATCGAAACACCTGAAGGTCCGAACATCGGTCTGATCAACTCGCTGGCAACCTATGCGCGCACCAACGAGTATGGCTTCCTGGAAAGCCCCTACCGAAAAGTCATCGATGGCAAGGTTACCGATGAAATCGAGTACCTGTCGGCTATCAACGAGGCCGAGCAGGTGATCGCTCAGGCTTCCGCGGCGATGAATGACAAGGGCGAGCTGACCGACGAAATGGTTGCAGTACGGCACATGAACGAATTTACCGTTATGCCGCCGGAAAAAGTGACCTACATGGATGTGTCGCCCAAGCAGGTGGTCTCCGTGGCGGCGTCGTTGATCCCCTTCCTCGAGCACGATGATGCGAACCGTGCATTGATGGGCTCGAACATGCAACGTCAGGCTGTGCCGACGCTGAAAGCAGATAAGCCATTGGTTGGTACTGGTTTTGAGCGCTATGTGGCGTCTGACTCCGGTGTTTGTGTGGTCGCTCGCCGTGGCGGTGTGATCGACAGCGTGGATTCCTCGCGCATTGTTGTTCGCGTCGACAACGACGAAGTGCAGCCTGGTCAGCCTCCGGTGGACATCTACAACCTGACCAAGTACACCCGCTCGAACCAGAACACCTGCATTAACCAGCGTCCGATTGTGCGCGAAGGTGATGCGGTGCATCGTGGTGATATTCTGGCTGACGGCCCCTCGGTTGATCTGGGTGAGCTGGCGTTGGGTCAGAACATGCGCATCGCGTTCATGCCTTGGAACGGTTACAACTTCGAGGACTCCATCCTGGTGTCTGAGCGTGTTGTAAAAGAAGACCGCTTCACTACTATTCATATCCAAGAGCTGACCTGTATCGCCCGTGATACCAAGCTTGGGCCCGAGGAAATTTCGTCGGATATCCCGAACGTGGGTGAGGGTGCGCTGGCCAACCTGGACGAGTCCGGTATTGTCTACATCGGTGCGGAAGTTGGCCCCGGTGACATCCTGGTCGGTAAAGTCACGCCCAAAGGCGAGACTCAGCTGACGCCGGAAGAGAAACTGCTGCGTGCGATCTTTGGTGAGAAAGCCTCAGACGTCAAAGACACCTCCCTGCGTGTGCCTTCCAGCACCAAGGGTACGGTGATCGACGTACAGGTTTTCACCCGTGACGGTCTGGAAAAAGACAAGCGCGCGCTGGAAATTGAAAAAATGCAGCTCGACCAGTTCCGCAAGGATCTGAACGAGGAATACCGCATTGTTGAAGAGGCGACTTTTGCGCGCCTGCGTCACCAGCTCGAAGGCCAGAAAGTTCTTAGTGGCCCTGGCTTGAAGAAGAACGATGAGCTGACCTCCGCTGTTCTTGACGGGCTGAAGAAAGACGACTGGTTCAAACTGCGTCTGGCTGACGAGCCTATTAATGCTGCTCTGGAAGATGCTGACAAACAGTTGGCGGAGCATCGCAAAACGCTGGAAGAGCGCTTTGAAGACAAGAAACGCAAGCTGACCACCGGCGACGATCTGGCACCGGGTGTGCTGAAAATCGTTAAGGTGTATCTGGCGATCAAGCGCCGCATCCAGCCGGGTGACAAGATGGCGGGTCGTCACGGTAACAAAGGGGTTATCTCGGTCATTATGCCGGTTGAGGATATGCCCTTTGATGAAAAAGGCGAGCCGGTCGATATCGTTCTCAACCCACTGGGCGTACCGTCCCGGATGAACGTTGGGCAGATTCTTGAAACTCACCTTGGCCTGGCGGCCAAAGGCCTGGGTAACAAGATTGATGAAATGCTTCGCGAACAGCGCAAAGTCGCTGAGATGCGTGAGTTCCTTGGCAAGGTCTATAACGATGGCGCGGGTCGCGCGGAAGACTTGGACAGCTTCAGCGACCAGCAAATCGTTGAGCTGGCTGGCAACCTCCGTGGTGGTGTGCCGATGGCCACGCAAGTGTTTGATGGTGCCAATGAAGGCGAAATCAAAAACCTGCTGAAGTTGGCCGACCTGCCTGACAGCGGTCAGCTGAAATTGTTCGACGGCCGTACCGGTATGGAATTTGATCGTCCGGTTACCGTGGGCTACATGTACATGCTCAAGCTGAACCACTTGGTCGACGACAAAATGCATGCGCGTTCCACCGGTTCTTACAGCCTGGTTACTCAGCAGCCGCTGGGTGGTAAGGCGCAGTTCGGTGGTCAGCGCTTCGGTGAGATGGAAGTCTGGGCACTGGAAGCTTACGGCGCCGCATACACCTTGCAGGAAATGCTCACTGTTAAGTCGGACGACGTTAACGGTCGCACCAAGATGTACAAAAACATCGTTGATGGTGATCAGCGGATGGAGCCGGGCATGCCCGAGTCCTTCAACGTACTGGTCAAAGAGATCCGCTCGTTGGGTATCAACATCGAACTGGATTCTGAATAA
- the rplA gene encoding 50S ribosomal protein L1, whose protein sequence is MAKLSKRQKAIREKVVPGKQYSMEEAVALLKELSTVKFAEAVDVAVNLGVDARKSDQAVRGATTLPNGTGKDVRVAVFTQGENAEKAKAAGADFVGMEDLAEQVKGGMMDFDVVVASPDAMRVVGQLGQVLGPRGLMPNPKTGTVTPDVETAVKNAKAGQVRYRTDKNGIIHGAIGSIKFETSALQENLEALLADLKKAKPASAKGVYLKKITLSSTMGPGLVIDQSSLAAK, encoded by the coding sequence ATGGCCAAATTGAGCAAGCGTCAAAAAGCAATCCGCGAAAAAGTGGTTCCCGGTAAGCAGTACAGCATGGAAGAAGCTGTTGCTCTGCTGAAAGAACTGTCTACTGTTAAGTTCGCTGAAGCCGTTGATGTCGCAGTTAATCTGGGTGTTGATGCGCGTAAATCTGATCAAGCGGTTCGCGGTGCAACCACTCTGCCTAACGGTACTGGCAAAGACGTGCGTGTTGCTGTGTTCACTCAAGGTGAAAATGCTGAGAAAGCCAAAGCTGCCGGTGCAGATTTTGTCGGCATGGAAGATCTGGCTGAACAAGTTAAAGGCGGCATGATGGACTTTGACGTCGTTGTTGCATCACCCGATGCGATGCGCGTTGTGGGTCAGCTCGGTCAGGTACTGGGTCCCCGTGGTCTTATGCCTAACCCGAAAACGGGCACCGTGACTCCCGATGTGGAAACGGCCGTTAAGAATGCTAAGGCTGGTCAGGTTCGTTACCGTACGGACAAAAACGGTATCATCCACGGCGCTATCGGCAGCATCAAGTTTGAAACGTCCGCGCTGCAGGAGAATCTGGAAGCGCTGCTGGCTGACCTGAAGAAGGCCAAGCCCGCATCCGCTAAAGGCGTCTACCTGAAAAAAATCACGCTGTCTTCGACCATGGGTCCAGGGCTGGTGATTGATCAAAGCAGCCTGGCGGCTAAGTAA
- the rplL gene encoding 50S ribosomal protein L7/L12, producing MALSKDDILNAIAEMSVMEVVELIEAMEEKFGVTAAAAVAAAPVAAAEGGAAAAEQTEFDVVLAGAGDKKVNVIKAVRAITGLGLKEAKEMVDGAPSTVKEGVSKEDAEEAKKQLEEAGASVELK from the coding sequence ATGGCTCTGTCTAAAGACGATATCCTCAACGCAATCGCTGAAATGAGCGTAATGGAAGTTGTTGAACTCATCGAAGCAATGGAAGAGAAGTTCGGCGTAACTGCCGCGGCTGCTGTTGCTGCTGCCCCGGTTGCTGCTGCTGAAGGTGGCGCTGCTGCTGCTGAGCAAACCGAGTTCGACGTAGTGCTGGCTGGCGCTGGTGACAAGAAAGTTAACGTCATCAAAGCCGTTCGTGCCATCACTGGCCTGGGTCTGAAAGAAGCCAAAGAAATGGTTGACGGTGCGCCTTCAACTGTTAAAGAAGGTGTTTCTAAAGAAGACGCAGAAGAAGCTAAAAAGCAACTGGAAGAAGCCGGCGCCTCTGTCGAGCTCAAGTAA
- the rpsL gene encoding 30S ribosomal protein S12, producing MATINQLVRQPRKRKAAKSDVPALQACPQRRGVCTRVYTTTPKKPNSALRKVCRVRLTNGYEVSSYIGGEGHNLQEHSVVLIRGGRVKDLPGVRYHTVRGSLDTSGVANRKQGRSKYGAKRPKA from the coding sequence ATGGCAACGATTAACCAACTGGTTCGTCAGCCGAGAAAGCGCAAGGCCGCTAAAAGTGACGTACCTGCTCTGCAGGCCTGTCCTCAGCGTCGTGGCGTTTGTACTCGCGTTTACACCACCACGCCGAAGAAGCCGAACTCAGCGCTTCGTAAAGTGTGCCGTGTACGTCTGACCAACGGTTACGAAGTTTCTTCCTACATCGGTGGTGAAGGCCACAACCTGCAAGAGCACAGCGTTGTGCTGATTCGCGGTGGTCGTGTTAAAGACCTTCCCGGTGTGCGTTACCACACTGTGCGCGGTAGCCTCGACACCTCGGGTGTTGCTAACCGTAAGCAAGGCCGTTCTAAGTACGGTGCCAAGCGTCCCAAGGCGTAA